Proteins encoded by one window of Rutidosis leptorrhynchoides isolate AG116_Rl617_1_P2 chromosome 7, CSIRO_AGI_Rlap_v1, whole genome shotgun sequence:
- the LOC139860009 gene encoding uncharacterized protein, producing MESFMEEMKKTLEIQNKSIAALGKKIGQVAEEKATRESDTISSYTLLNPNHESEVRGHEVNMVGTLRNGKAYDNKVKMPRKSEIKYGPVEKFEETDMEPNTIPFPKAPESPNQFPNGKKGPKTDDMWETFKQVKINISLIDAIKQIPAYAKFLKDLCVKKRKLNASLPKKVKLTEKVSAVISGSLPPKFMDPGTPLISVMVGNVNVKKALLDLGASINILP from the exons atggagtcattcatggaagagATGAAGAAGACTTTGGAAATTCAAAATAAGTCAATTGCGGCATTAGGTaagaaaattggtcaagtggcggagGAAAAGGCAACACGAGAATCAGATACAATTTCGAGTTATACATTGCTTAACCCGAATCATGAATCTGAAGTAAGAGGACATGAAGTGAACATGGTGGGCACTTTAAGAAATGGAAAGGCATATGATAACAAAGTAAAAATGCCCAGAAAATCAGAAATCAAGTATGGTCCAG ttgaaaagtttgAGGAAACGGATATGGAGCCTAATACAATTCCATTCCCCAAGGCTCCAGAGTCCCCGAACCAATTCCCTAATGGGAAAAAGGGACCAAAAACGGATGATATGTGGGAGACCTTTAAACAAGTAAAAATCAATATTTCActtattgatgcaatcaaacaaattccAGCATATGCTAAATTTTTAAAGGATTTGTGTGTTAAAAAACGGAAACTAAATGCATCATTACCCAAAAAGgtaaaattaactgaaaaagtgagTGCGGTCATTTCTGGTTCACTTCCACCGAAGTTTATGGACCCGGGGACACCATTAATTTCGGTTATGGTGGGTAATGTTAATGTCAAAAAGGCTTTAttggatttgggggctagtattaaCATACTTCCATGA